The nucleotide sequence ATATATCCGAACGTAAGAAGAATGAGGAGCTGCTGATTAATTCGGAGAAGCTGTATATCGCTGGGCAGTTGGCTGCAGGAATCGCGCATGAAATTCGCAATCCTTTAACATCACTCAAGGGCTTTCTTCAGTTGATTGCTTCCGGAAGGAATAACAATCATACCTACTATGATATTATGAATGCGGAGCTTGATCGGATTGGGAGCATCGTTAGTGAATTATTAATGCTGTCCAAGCCACAAGTATATGATTTAACTTTCCTGGATATGCGAATGCTTATGAGGGATACCGTGACACTACTTGAGGCTCAGGCAGTGTTGCACGATATTAAGATTGAGGCGCAATATAGTGCCGACCCGCTGTGGATATACGGAGTGGAAAATCAAGTGAAGCAAGTGTTTATTAATCTAATCAAAAATGCAATCGAAGCGATGATTGATGGAGGGAAAATTAAAATCCATCTGTTCCGAGAGCGCGATCAAGTGTCTGTCCAAATTCATGACGAAGGACCAGGCTTTGAGCATGAACAAATGGCTAAACTTGGACAACCCTTCTATACAACCAAAGAGAAGGGTACTGGATTGGGCTTGATGGTGAGCTACAAAATTGTTGATAATCACCAAGGAAAAATTAACGTAAGTAGTGAGGTCGGTCGCGGGAGTCTATTTGAAATTAGGATTCCTTTCCGTTATCCTGATAGCTTGGTCACTATGAGCAGTTGATCGACCAGTAATCTAGCTTCGATTGGGGTCCTCCCAATCAGTTCACCATCACCACAGGCAAGGAAGGGTGCTGACGTCGTTATATTGACTTGTTGACCGGATAGCATCTTAACGTAGGGCTGCTTCACGTGTGTACCGGTTAATAACGTGGGGAATAGTCGGATGATTTGCCAAAGAGAACAACTATGTACAATGCATACATGTAATTGCCCGTCATCGGGACGGGCTTGAGGACAAATCTTTAATCCACCACCATATGAGGGTACATTGGAAATCGCAGTTAACCAGCCTCGATTATATTGATGGGTTACTCCATCCAATGTGATCGTGACTGATGAAGGCTTGAAGCGAAAAAGAGCACGTATTAGCCCAATAATATAAGCGAAAGAACCGATCCGCAGTCGATTACACCACCGCTTATAATTTGATTCGTTGACGTCTGCAGCAACCATTGCATCGAGACCGATTGCGACAGCTGTAAGCGTAAGCTCGTCACCTCGATCAAGTTGAGAAGTGAGTAGTACGTCCGAGGGAAGAGCATGTCCGGTTAAGAGGATCTCTAGTGCTTTGATGGGGTCGTGTGGGATATGAAATGCTCGAGCGGTGTCATTGCCTGATCCGGTAGGAATAAGTCCTAGTGAAATGCCGCTCCCGACAAGGAGTGGCAATAAGCTATGTATCGTGCCGTCTCCGCCGACGATTCCGATCGTGTTTACGTTCGAATGTTTCAGAAATGCTTTCGTGCGCTCGATGGCGTCGGTTGCACTTTCTGATGAAATTTTATCAAAGGAAATTTCTCGTTGCTTTAAAATGGACTCAACCTTATTCCATACTTTTCGACCGTGGCCGTTTCCTGATGCTTCATTAACTACGAAAAGAATCAAATCAGATAGACCCCCTATAGATAATCGCTATGGGTTTCATTATAAGGGGAAGTATATCATTGTGGAAGACCCAGTGAGAAATCACTTGAAGCGTATAAGTTTTATCTCGAAAGGTGGCATAGGCCGTGACAATTGGTGCAAGAGTACTAAAAACAGGCTTAGCTATCGCAGTCGCATTATGGGTAGGCACTTTACTCCATTTGGAAGCACCTATTATTGCGGCAATTGCCGCGATTTTCATGATTCAACCGTCTATTCATCGCTCGTGGCTACAAATGCTTGATCAATTGCAAAGTAACGCTCTTGGAGCTGCGATTGCTCTAGGTTCTGTATGGATAGTTGGAAGCTCGCAGAGCTCGCCGATCTTGGTAGGACTCGTTAGTGTGGGCGTTATTTTGCTTTGTATTCGATTCAAAATGGAAGAAACGATCGGACTTACGCTCGTAACGGTTGTCATCGTAATGGAGGCGCATGGGCAAGGTTGGAATATCGCACTTGATCGTTTGGCGGCGTTGCTGACCGGGATCGTTTCAGCATTTGTCGTCAATGTCGCTATATCACCTCCACGTCATCGCGTACGATTAGAGAAGTTCATGCAGGATGCAGAGACGATGCTATCACGCTTACTACGTACAGTCGTTTCTAAAGAGCTTAAGGAAAATGTAGCCCACGAGGATTACGAGCGCTTGAAGACGATGCTGCGCAAGCTAGATGAATTTTTTGAGCTGTATTCAGAAGAAAGAATATTGTCTAAAAAGTATCGCATGCATAGAGACGATTTGCTCGCCGTCTATAAGGGGATGTTGCTTACATTAGAAAAAGGGGGTAACGTTATTTGACGCGGTCGCAGAGCATTATGGAAGTATAAATTCGAAGCTAGAATGGAGCGAGCTGATCGATCGTCATATTGAATCACTTTGTGGCTATCATGAGCAGCTCGTGTGGAAGTGGCAAGGGATGATGAAGCCCGGCTCATCGGCTGCTGCTCCCTCTATAGAAGCGACGCTCGGTCTATCTGAACTCATTGTTGATCTTGTACATACGGAAAAGATAATGCATGCTCAATTGCTCGTTATAACGTCAGCAGTATACGTTTACCATGAGAAGCTGATCCAATTGGATAAGTTGATGGAGATTTGGCTGGACAATAATAAAAAGGAGCTACCCATTACATAAGTTGTAATGAGTGGCTCCTTGCTTTATTACTTTTTTCCTCGATCGATTTGTCTGCGAGGGTGGGTGATCTTACCCATCTTGTCTGTATCGTTCTTTTTCGGTACAAGCCTTGGATCGGTTCGACCTTCATGATGATTATCGTAGTTGTATTCAGTTAGCTTCCATTCCGTCTCGCCAAGCATAAAGTCCGAGGGGAATGTTTGCCCTCGTTTGAGGGGCTCTTCATGACCCCATTCATCCTCATAAACACCATCAACCTCAACCGATTCGCCCGATAGGGGCAGCATAGGTTCTTCGCTCATGTTTGTCCCACACCCCTTTACCATTGTTCATAGTTAGGTTGTCTCGAAACCCGCAATGTTATGCTTTCGAGCCTTCACCACGGAAGATGCGGAAGGGAAAGAAGATATAGAATAAACTAATGAGGATAAACAATAGTCCTGCAAGCGCAATGACAGACGATTGACTGAATGAAGTTGCGAGCACACCACCGATAATAGGCCCGATCATCCCGCCAATGCCTTCTACTGTGGATAAGACCCCCCAACCGAGACCTTGCTGACCCGGAGGCACGTAAGCAGCCAAAAGTGCGTTCCAGGCGGGCAATACAGCAGCATATGAAATCCCAAGTACGGAAGCCCAGAAGAATGCTAATGAGATTGGGGGCGTAAAGGTTAATGCGAACAATATTGCGCCGAAGCATAGAAATCCGATAACGAGAAACCACTTTTTTCCGTATGCATCTGATAGCTTTCCCATGGGGATTAATCCAATGATCGTACAGCCACCGCCAATAAGTAAAAGCATGGAGTAATGGGTTGCTGACATACCGAGATCATTGACAGCAAAGCTAGGTAGTATCGGCAGTAGCATCCCCGCAGAGAGCGTCTGCAAAACCATTCCTGGAAGCAGCAGCTTCATCTCTTTCAAGCGACTTCCGAGAATGGACAGTTGCTTACGGAACGGGACGACGTCAAGGTGAATGCTACGTCCGCCAGTGATGAGCAGTGATAAAAGCCAGGAAGTGAGAGAAACTGCGACTAGCACCCAATAGGTGAGCGAAGCATCATAATCGAGTAACAAGTTAGTAACGACAGGACCAGTGCCTAGACCGACGAGCCAAATTGTATACAATACGCCCATCTGCGTTGCTCGCTGATCCTCGCGAATTTTGGTTAGACATACGATCCAGATCGGTGAGATCCCGATGCCATAGATCGCGGCAGCTGTAATGAATATCCAAGCAGCATCTGCATATTGCATGGCAGTTATTCCGATTAGAGACAGTAAGCATCCTACGCTAATGATCGTTCTCACTGATAATCGATCAAGTAAATAGCCGATCGCAAGCTTTAGTCCTGTATCTGTTAAGTAATGAGCAGTTATCGCTGCCCCAATTACATCAAGGCTTAAGCCTAGTGAGTGCTCACCATAGATGGGTAGAAAGCTGAACAAAGCTGCTCCACGCACGAACTCGACTAGAAAAAGGATGATTGTATAAAGTAGCATGTCTGGATGAAAGAATAGACCGATTGCAGACTTTTTCACGATAAAATGCTCCTTCGAGATAATCACTTTTTAGGTGAGAACAAGGACTAAATCAACAGATTGAATAAAAGCGGATCTTTATTAAGCTCAATAAAATGGAATCCTTTGCGCTCCATGCGTTCAATTAACGGGTCATAATCTTCGCGACTCTTCAGTTCAATTCCAACGAGTGCAGGACCATTCTCTTTGTTGTGCTTCTTAGTATACTCAAATTGGACAATATCATCGCTCGGACCGAGTACATCATCAAGAAATTCACGCAGGGCACCGGCTCTTTGAGGGAAATTCAGCATGAAATAATGCTTTAGGCCCTCATACATGAGGGAGCGTTCTTTTACTTCTTGCATACGATCAATATCATTGTTGCCCCCACTTACGATACAGACAACATTTTTGCCCCGTATCTTCTCAGGATCAATGATGGAGAGAGCAGCGACAGCGAGTGCACCTGCAGGCTCTGCAACAATCGCATGTTCATTATATAGCTCAAGCATAGTTGTACATACGCGACCTTCCGGTACAGTTATGCTGTCATCAAGAAGTTGCTTGCAAATTGAAAAGGTGTAGTCTCCGACTCGTTTCACAGCGGCTCCATCCACAAATTTGTCGATCTCATCCAGTGTGAGCACCGCATTTTCTTCTATGGCTCGTTGCATCGAGGGCGCGCCTTCTGGTTCTACTCCGATGATCTCGGTCATAGGACTAATCGCCTTAACATAAGACGATACTCCTGCAGCCAAACCACCGCCGCCGATGGTAACGAGGAGTAGATCTATGGGCTGGACACCAGCTTCAATAATTTCTTTGCCTACCGTCGCATTACCTGCGATAATGCTTGGATCATCAAATGGATGAATAAAGGGTAGTCCGGATTGTTCACTATAACGAATTGCCTCTGTATAAGCATCGTCGAACGTATCTCCGGTCAAACGAATTTCTACTTGATTGGCTCCGAACAGCTTCACTTGATTGATTTTTTGTCTCGGTGTTGTTGATGGCATATAGATGATACCGGGTATACCAAGCTTCTGACAGGAGTAAGCGACACCTTGTGCATGATTGCCTGCACTAGCGCAGATTACGCCATTAATACGTTTAGCTTCTGGCAATGAGGATATTAGAAAGTAGGCACCGCGAATTTTAAAAGAGCGTACGACTTGAAGGTCTTCTCGCTTGAGATAGACATTACAATTGTATTTAGCAGATAAGCTACGGTTGTGTTGCAACGGGGTTTGTGTCACGACTTCTTGTAAAATACGATGTGCATTTAAGATCTCTGAGAGCGGAATATGATGGGATTGCTCTTCATGCATCTGGTATCATCCTCTCTGTATAGCCCAATTCATTCCTGTTATACTCTTCCATTCGCGAATAGTCAATGTATGGGGCTTGCAAAAGCATGACAATGATATTCAGAAACCAGTAATGGGAAAAGGTTAAATATTACCTAAATTCTAGTCGATATTAGCGTTCCTTTTATTGAAGAGCAAACAGATATTCGCTATAATGAAAGTAATAAATATACTGAATGTTTTTCTTTTTTGGCTATTCAGGTAAGCGTTTACATTACATATAATTGG is from Candidatus Cohnella colombiensis and encodes:
- the ilvA gene encoding threonine ammonia-lyase IlvA; its protein translation is MHEEQSHHIPLSEILNAHRILQEVVTQTPLQHNRSLSAKYNCNVYLKREDLQVVRSFKIRGAYFLISSLPEAKRINGVICASAGNHAQGVAYSCQKLGIPGIIYMPSTTPRQKINQVKLFGANQVEIRLTGDTFDDAYTEAIRYSEQSGLPFIHPFDDPSIIAGNATVGKEIIEAGVQPIDLLLVTIGGGGLAAGVSSYVKAISPMTEIIGVEPEGAPSMQRAIEENAVLTLDEIDKFVDGAAVKRVGDYTFSICKQLLDDSITVPEGRVCTTMLELYNEHAIVAEPAGALAVAALSIIDPEKIRGKNVVCIVSGGNNDIDRMQEVKERSLMYEGLKHYFMLNFPQRAGALREFLDDVLGPSDDIVQFEYTKKHNKENGPALVGIELKSREDYDPLIERMERKGFHFIELNKDPLLFNLLI
- a CDS encoding aromatic acid exporter family protein, which gives rise to MTIGARVLKTGLAIAVALWVGTLLHLEAPIIAAIAAIFMIQPSIHRSWLQMLDQLQSNALGAAIALGSVWIVGSSQSSPILVGLVSVGVILLCIRFKMEETIGLTLVTVVIVMEAHGQGWNIALDRLAALLTGIVSAFVVNVAISPPRHRVRLEKFMQDAETMLSRLLRTVVSKELKENVAHEDYERLKTMLRKLDEFFELYSEERILSKKYRMHRDDLLAVYKGMLLTLEKGGNVI
- a CDS encoding diacylglycerol kinase family lipid kinase, which gives rise to MILFVVNEASGNGHGRKVWNKVESILKQREISFDKISSESATDAIERTKAFLKHSNVNTIGIVGGDGTIHSLLPLLVGSGISLGLIPTGSGNDTARAFHIPHDPIKALEILLTGHALPSDVLLTSQLDRGDELTLTAVAIGLDAMVAADVNESNYKRWCNRLRIGSFAYIIGLIRALFRFKPSSVTITLDGVTHQYNRGWLTAISNVPSYGGGLKICPQARPDDGQLHVCIVHSCSLWQIIRLFPTLLTGTHVKQPYVKMLSGQQVNITTSAPFLACGDGELIGRTPIEARLLVDQLLIVTKLSG
- a CDS encoding MFS transporter produces the protein MVKKSAIGLFFHPDMLLYTIILFLVEFVRGAALFSFLPIYGEHSLGLSLDVIGAAITAHYLTDTGLKLAIGYLLDRLSVRTIISVGCLLSLIGITAMQYADAAWIFITAAAIYGIGISPIWIVCLTKIREDQRATQMGVLYTIWLVGLGTGPVVTNLLLDYDASLTYWVLVAVSLTSWLLSLLITGGRSIHLDVVPFRKQLSILGSRLKEMKLLLPGMVLQTLSAGMLLPILPSFAVNDLGMSATHYSMLLLIGGGCTIIGLIPMGKLSDAYGKKWFLVIGFLCFGAILFALTFTPPISLAFFWASVLGISYAAVLPAWNALLAAYVPPGQQGLGWGVLSTVEGIGGMIGPIIGGVLATSFSQSSVIALAGLLFILISLFYIFFPFRIFRGEGSKA
- a CDS encoding transposase; translated protein: MSEEPMLPLSGESVEVDGVYEDEWGHEEPLKRGQTFPSDFMLGETEWKLTEYNYDNHHEGRTDPRLVPKKNDTDKMGKITHPRRQIDRGKK